The Alicyclobacillus macrosporangiidus CPP55 genome segment CAGAATCCAATTTTACGTCTATTTTGTTCTTTGTTCGTCCCGACGGTGGGCGGCGCCGCCACCCACCTGCAACAACCGGTGCCCTTAAATCACCCCATCCTCCTTGAGGCGCGCCAACACCTCCTCCGAGTACCCGAGCAGTCCGCGGTACACCTCGTCGTTGTGTTCGCCGGGCGCGATCCCGCCGGGGAAGCGGATCTGCCCCGGGGTGCGGCTCAGCTTCGGGACGATGCCCGGCATCGGGAAGGTGCCGTAGACCGGGTGATCGACCGGGACAATCATCTCCCGTGCCTGGTACTGCGGGTCCTCCACCATGTCCTTGGCGCTGTAGATGAGCCCGGAGGGAACGCCGTGCCGCTCGAGGACGGCCAGCGCGTCCTTGGCGTCGAGCGTCCGGGTCCAGGCCTCGATCCGCTGGTCCAACTCCTCCATCCGCTCGCCGCGGGCATGATGCGTCGCGTAGCGCGGGTCCTCCGCCAGCTCGGGCTCGCCCATCGCCTGGCACAGCCGCCGGAACACGTTGTCCGCGTTCGCGCCGATCACGATGTACTTGTCGTCCCTCGTCAGATAGATGTTGGACGGCGCGATGCCGGGCAGGATGTTGCCCTGACGCTCGCGGATGTACCCCGCCAAGAGGTAGTCCGGGATGACGCTCTCCATCACCGAGAACACGGCTTCGTACAGGGCCGTGTCCACCACTTGGCCGCGGCCCGAGCGGGACCGCTCGTGAAGGGCCATGAGGCAGCCGATGGTGGCGTGCAGCGCCGCCAGCGTGTCCCCGATGCTGATGCCCACCCGCGCCGGCGGCCGGTCAGGAAAGCCGGTGACGTACCGGATGCCGCCCATCGCCTCGCCGACGCTTCCAAACCCGGCGCGCTCCCGGTACGGGCCCGTCTGCCCGAATCCGGAGGTGCGCACCATGATGAGGCCCGGGTTGACCTCGGCCAGCCGCTCGTATCCGAGGTTCCACTTCTCCATCGTCCCCGGGCGGAAGTTTTCGATCACGATGTCCGCCTTCGCCACGAGATCGAGAAACACCCGCTGCCCCTCGGGCACGCGCAGGTTGAGCGTGATCAGCTTCTTGTTGCGCGCAGCGATGGGCCAGTACAGGCCCTGCCCGTCCTTCACCTGCCCCCACCCGCGCAGGGGGTCCGGTTTGTCCGGCGCCTCGATTTTGATGACCTCCGCGCCGAAGTCCCCCAGGAAACGGCCCGTCAATGGGCCGGCGAGCAGGGTGCCCAGTTCGAGGACGCGGATGCCGGCCAGCGGGGTCGATCCCGCGGCCAGCCCCTCCCCCTCCGGCCTCACGGCCCCGGATGCTGGTGTTGCGGTCGTACGCAGATTCGTGCTGTCAGTCGTGGAAGTCCGGATGGCGTCCGACATGCCCTCACCTCATCGCCGTCGTCTTCGTTGAAAACGCTGTACTTTCTGTCGATGATATCGTATTGTATACAATAGTCAATAGGGTTTGTGAAGCCACGCGAGTCGAAGGCCGGTGATAAGCCGTATTTTCGCGATACGGCGAGACCTTTGAACGCTCACGCCCGGATCGTCAGAAGATGTTTGTATACAATTCGGCAAGGAGGGGCACGGACTGGACGCCTACGAGTTCATCCGCAAGGCCATCATCCAGGGAGACTACGAGCCCGGCCAGCGCCTGACCGAGGAGTTTCTCGCCGGAGCGCTGAACCTCAGCCGCACCCCCATCCGCGAGGCCATCCGGCGCCTGGAGGCGGAGGGGCTCGTCACCCCCTCAAGCGCGGGGTGATGGTGCGAGCCTACACCCGTGAAGACGTGGAGCAGATCTACGATCTCCGCGCCCTCCTCGAAGCCCACGCCGCGGGACGCGCGGCGCATCACCGGACGCAGGCGGACATCGCCGCGCTGTATGAGGCCCACGCCGCCTTCGAGGCGGCCGT includes the following:
- a CDS encoding CaiB/BaiF CoA transferase family protein, whose translation is MSDAIRTSTTDSTNLRTTATPASGAVRPEGEGLAAGSTPLAGIRVLELGTLLAGPLTGRFLGDFGAEVIKIEAPDKPDPLRGWGQVKDGQGLYWPIAARNKKLITLNLRVPEGQRVFLDLVAKADIVIENFRPGTMEKWNLGYERLAEVNPGLIMVRTSGFGQTGPYRERAGFGSVGEAMGGIRYVTGFPDRPPARVGISIGDTLAALHATIGCLMALHERSRSGRGQVVDTALYEAVFSVMESVIPDYLLAGYIRERQGNILPGIAPSNIYLTRDDKYIVIGANADNVFRRLCQAMGEPELAEDPRYATHHARGERMEELDQRIEAWTRTLDAKDALAVLERHGVPSGLIYSAKDMVEDPQYQAREMIVPVDHPVYGTFPMPGIVPKLSRTPGQIRFPGGIAPGEHNDEVYRGLLGYSEEVLARLKEDGVI
- a CDS encoding GntR family transcriptional regulator codes for the protein MTEEFLAGALNLSRTPIREAIRRLEAEGLVTPSSAG